The proteins below come from a single Prochlorococcus marinus str. MIT 9215 genomic window:
- a CDS encoding DNA gyrase/topoisomerase IV subunit A yields the protein MNKKNITSISLQEEMQRSYLEYAMSVIVGRALPDARDGLKPVQRRILFAMYELGLTPDRPFRKCARVVGDVLGKYHPHGDQAVYDALVRLVQNFSTKYPTLEGHGNFGSVDNDPPAAMRYTETRLAPIAHKGFLEEIGSETVSFSNNFDGSQKEPDILPAQLPFLLLNGSSGIAVGMATNIPPHNLGEIVDGLVALVKNKDISDKKLFNIIKGPDFPTGGELIYSHAIKELYETGKGSITIRGVVNMEEVYLGKGKHKKNAIIITELPYQINKAGWIEKLAELVNSGKIIGISDIRDESDRDGMRIVIELKKDSNSELVISNLYKQTTLQTNFGAIFLALIKGKPKQLNLKEYLNYFLEFREETIRKRTIYFLKNTLDKLEISEGLSKATKNIKKVIGIIEESENSEKARSKLIENFFLSEKQANSVLDMPLKKLTNLEKNKIDDEIKHLKEKKNYFQKLLNERGLLLELLVEELLILKKKYNVLRKTKVIKNINQNEELETLNNQILEDFINKKTKLYIDNRLYLKRMILGNYKKSFEVVNKIIDNKNIQKFICNIEKNIKLIGITNTGKVFNIDWESSINKDYKLDNKILGNIHANEIINFHSIKKETKNYLCILNSDGRFKKVLFDEDMIKSNRSFTITKLKNNLKTIDSFISNESKYLMILTSIGRIFKFNLSNKFLTPTSKQSQGLIITKLLPTEKIVSCCTFHDGENIFLISKQGKIFCINSNEIYCSNEYRLGYLNEKTQLKNDYFLKIMANNHYLDIETNKNKSARLDLNKLNFKSNKSNFLIDFLKFDKDEYLENCFRLEKFLD from the coding sequence ATGAATAAGAAAAACATCACTTCTATTTCACTTCAAGAAGAAATGCAGCGTTCTTATTTGGAGTATGCAATGAGCGTAATAGTTGGCCGTGCTCTACCCGACGCAAGAGATGGGCTTAAGCCTGTGCAAAGAAGAATACTATTTGCGATGTACGAATTAGGATTAACACCTGACAGACCATTTAGGAAGTGCGCACGAGTTGTGGGAGATGTACTTGGCAAGTACCATCCCCATGGAGATCAAGCAGTATATGATGCGTTAGTAAGGCTAGTACAAAATTTTTCCACTAAATATCCTACTCTTGAAGGTCATGGAAATTTTGGATCTGTGGATAATGATCCACCAGCAGCAATGAGATATACTGAAACCAGACTAGCGCCGATAGCTCATAAAGGATTTCTTGAAGAAATCGGATCAGAAACAGTAAGCTTTTCAAATAACTTTGATGGTTCTCAAAAAGAACCAGATATTCTTCCAGCCCAACTTCCATTTTTATTGTTAAACGGCTCTTCAGGTATAGCTGTTGGCATGGCAACAAACATACCCCCTCATAACCTAGGGGAAATTGTAGATGGTTTAGTTGCTTTAGTAAAAAATAAAGATATAAGTGATAAAAAACTTTTTAACATCATTAAAGGGCCTGATTTCCCTACAGGTGGAGAATTAATTTATAGTCATGCCATAAAAGAACTTTATGAAACTGGAAAAGGATCTATAACGATAAGAGGAGTTGTAAATATGGAAGAAGTATATTTAGGCAAAGGGAAACATAAAAAGAATGCAATAATCATTACGGAACTTCCTTACCAAATTAATAAAGCAGGTTGGATTGAAAAACTCGCAGAACTTGTTAATTCAGGCAAAATTATTGGGATTTCTGATATTAGGGATGAGAGTGACAGAGATGGAATGAGAATTGTAATAGAACTAAAAAAAGATTCTAACTCTGAACTTGTTATTTCTAATTTATATAAACAAACAACTCTCCAAACGAACTTTGGCGCAATATTCTTAGCTTTGATTAAAGGCAAGCCTAAACAACTAAATCTGAAAGAATATCTCAACTATTTTCTTGAATTTAGAGAAGAGACAATTAGAAAAAGAACTATTTATTTTCTAAAAAACACCCTTGATAAACTAGAAATATCAGAAGGTTTATCTAAAGCTACAAAAAACATAAAAAAAGTTATCGGAATTATTGAAGAATCGGAAAATTCTGAAAAAGCAAGATCAAAATTAATTGAGAACTTTTTCTTAAGTGAAAAACAAGCAAATTCAGTTTTGGATATGCCGCTAAAAAAATTAACAAATTTAGAGAAAAATAAAATTGATGATGAAATTAAACATTTGAAAGAAAAGAAAAATTATTTTCAAAAACTACTAAACGAAAGAGGATTATTACTTGAATTACTAGTAGAAGAATTATTAATTTTAAAGAAAAAATATAATGTTCTAAGAAAAACAAAAGTAATTAAAAATATAAATCAAAATGAAGAATTAGAAACACTTAATAATCAAATATTAGAAGACTTTATAAATAAAAAAACAAAATTATATATAGACAATAGACTTTATTTAAAAAGGATGATATTAGGTAATTACAAGAAATCATTTGAGGTTGTAAATAAAATTATAGATAATAAAAATATTCAAAAATTTATATGTAATATTGAAAAAAATATAAAATTAATTGGGATCACAAATACAGGCAAAGTATTTAACATTGATTGGGAATCAAGTATTAATAAAGACTATAAATTAGATAATAAAATTCTTGGAAATATTCATGCTAATGAAATAATAAATTTTCATTCAATTAAAAAAGAAACTAAAAATTATTTATGCATTTTAAATTCAGATGGAAGATTTAAAAAAGTTTTATTTGATGAAGATATGATTAAAAGTAATAGATCTTTCACTATTACAAAATTAAAAAATAATTTGAAAACAATAGATTCTTTTATTTCTAATGAAAGCAAATATTTAATGATATTAACTTCGATAGGAAGAATTTTTAAATTTAATTTATCAAATAAATTTTTAACGCCAACTTCTAAACAATCACAAGGATTAATAATTACAAAACTTTTGCCAACTGAAAAAATCGTTTCTTGTTGTACATTCCATGATGGAGAAAATATTTTTTTAATATCTAAACAAGGAAAAATCTTTTGCATAAATAGTAATGAAATTTACTGCTCGAATGAATACAGGTTGGGTTATTTGAATGAAAAAACCCAACTTAAAAACGATTACTTCCTGAAAATAATGGCAAATAACCATTACCTTGATATTGAAACTAATAAAAATAAATCTGCAAGATTGGACCTAAATAAATTAAATTTCAAATCCAATAAATCAAACTTTTTAATTGATTTTTTAAAATTTGATAAAGATGAATACCTTGAGAATTGCTTCCGGCTTGAAAAGTTTCTCGACTAA